A genomic segment from Spinacia oleracea cultivar Varoflay chromosome 3, BTI_SOV_V1, whole genome shotgun sequence encodes:
- the LOC110788039 gene encoding uncharacterized protein — translation MLTGQLAVWSSSTNVFGGVGGLLLWSGRRRNRRRRDIFWVAAVVDGHNRNQQNHYAVLGVSSSASSADIKKAYRLLARKWHPDVSKDSRAADVFKSIHLAYQVLSNEATKVHYDRNLKSDPVKRTTSPNFDLEDEYIMQRWSEIRQKMRNDRHRKGYGNGGESFSFDINSDEEPEAKTEEERGSLFEVLQSISLSIFLMQTVGCQLSLIFSSLTAWFDGKLDTGYKMGHLIAWLMGGRAGVLLSLCLSIASWAFGKNSSSEVSVVATAIWIGSNILSYTPLPQGPLLVLLYMSIKLHVDLS, via the exons ATGCTAACGGGGCAACTGGCGGTGTGGTCCAGTTCCACCAACGTATTCGGCGGCGTTGGTGGATTGCTGTTGTGGAGTGGGCGAAGGCGGAATCGACGGAGAAGAGATATTTTCTGGGTTGCGGCTGTTGTCGACGGCCACAACAGAAACCAGCAGAATCACTACGCAGTTTTGGGGGTTTCGTCTTCTGCTTCTTCTGCTGATATCAAAAAGGCATATCGCCTTCTCGCCCGTAAG TGGCATCCCGATGTTAGCAAGGATTCACGAGCTGCTGatgtttttaaaagtattcatcTCGCCTACCAA GTGCTATCTAATGAAGCTACAAAGGTTCATTATGATAGAAACCTCAAATCTGATCCCGTCAAGAGAACTACTAGTCCCAATTTCGACTTGGAAGATGAATATATAATGCAAAGATGGAGTGAAATAAGGCAGAAGATGCGAAATGATAGACATCGTAAAGGATATGGTAATGGAGGCGAAAGTTTTTCCTTTGACATTAATTCTGACGAAGAGCCTGAAGCCAAAACAGAGGAAGAAAGGGGGTCATTGTTTGAAGTCCTTCAATCCATTTCCCTCTCCATATTTCTGATGCAAACAGTTGGCTGCCAGTTATCTCTTATTTTCAGCAGCCTAACGGCATGGTTTGATGGGAAATTAGATACGGGTTATAAAATGGGTCACCTGATTGCTTGGTTAATGGGTGGTAGAGCTGGTGTTTTGCTTTCATTGTGTCTCTCTATTGCAAGCTGGGCATTTGGCAAAAATAGCAGCAGTGAAGTCTCTGTAGTGGCCACTGCCATTTGGATTGGATCAAATATTTTGAGTTATACACCACTTCCCCAAGGTCCACTCCTTGTGCTTCTCTACATGTCTATTAAACTGCATGTTGATCTAAGCTAA
- the LOC110788040 gene encoding uncharacterized protein, producing the protein MCPLRFILVFFSAILAGFLAWKSFRSAPELDTAFSEDLVADKPASSMDDHQEKNLKMIIQDGFWVFVDMASGRYLWRNLKGMKTVEKVKNC; encoded by the exons ATGTGCCCTTTAAGATTCATTTTAGTGTTTTTCTCTGCAATTTTGGCTGGATTTTTGGCATGGAAATCATTTCGTTCTGCACCCGAGCTCGATACCgccttttctgaagatttggtgGCAGATAAACCAGCGTCGTCAATGGATGATCACCAAGAAAAGAACCTTAAAATG ATAATTCAAGACGGTTTCTGGGTATTTGTTGACATGGCTAGTGGGAGATACTTGTGGAGAAATTTAAAGGGGATGAAGACAGTGGAGAAAGTAAAGAACTGCTAA